One Terriglobia bacterium DNA segment encodes these proteins:
- a CDS encoding transposase yields METARALIRKSKREARRRFSAEEKVRTVLEGMRGEVAVAKLCCQDGIHLTAYYKWLKDFLEEDEARMLGDAVQGGHEGRGERTAAGR; encoded by the coding sequence GTGGAGACCGCACGGGCTCTGATCCGGAAGAGCAAGCGGGAAGCGCGACGCCGCTTCAGCGCCGAGGAAAAGGTCCGCACCGTGCTGGAAGGCATGCGCGGCGAGGTGGCGGTGGCGAAGTTATGTTGTCAGGATGGGATCCATCTAACGGCGTATTACAAGTGGCTGAAAGACTTCCTGGAAGAGGACGAGGCTCGGATGCTGGGCGACGCAGTGCAAGGGGGCCACGAGGGACGAGGTGAAAGGACTGCAGCGGGAAGATGA
- a CDS encoding glycosyltransferase family 39 protein encodes MSKPSPILGGQMPAPPADSDLQPPWVRYFDREPQGRLLLLGCLLLATMLLGYAQLRCQDLSYSEDETRNAVTGVYFADLMTDRPLSHPVEYTYRYYAQYPALGLIHWPPFFHLVEGGMFLLAGRSLETARLTVLLFMLVGLVFWFKLVRALLNPVAAAFSTVMLALTPSLFYFTQAVLLGVPALALCLGAAYFWIRCLQTEDRSLLYRVAVLSSLALLTAPQAIPLLPLFILTLLVERKWSLVLNWTWVRAFALSAVLLVPYYALAARVHGRTLAAHVVERRAYRLADFTYYWRVLPGELGWPLLLLAASGVIMLFFQRSRRGAVWMLLWIVACYLSLSLLAARDPRYAFTMLPPLIYFASWPLAIAVRTRRTGALGLVACGLLLVVYGFAGVTGRFRQLTGAIYGSYAHLSGYSALARRLTQAPGSGEVVLVDDLNAFSGNLIFYMRAYDSQRRFVILTKALYVTNIIRFYGSRELLHTPEDLRELMAAYGIKHIVVSDHKNYGFPIQGVLRELLQGPQFKLVGRFPMVTDQTSSAQQDLLLYENVQAAAPTAKYLDLKMLTLGRDIVVPLADLGIR; translated from the coding sequence ATGTCCAAACCATCGCCGATCCTCGGTGGGCAAATGCCAGCCCCCCCTGCAGACTCTGATCTCCAACCGCCCTGGGTTAGATACTTTGACCGCGAGCCTCAAGGCAGGCTTCTGCTGCTCGGCTGCCTTCTGCTTGCAACAATGCTCCTCGGTTACGCCCAACTCCGCTGCCAGGATCTCTCTTATAGCGAGGACGAGACGCGCAATGCGGTCACGGGTGTTTACTTTGCCGACCTGATGACCGATAGACCGCTGTCTCACCCTGTCGAGTACACCTACCGATACTACGCACAGTATCCCGCATTGGGCCTGATCCACTGGCCGCCGTTCTTCCATCTGGTAGAAGGCGGAATGTTTCTCCTGGCCGGCCGATCCTTGGAAACAGCCCGCCTGACCGTGTTGCTGTTCATGCTCGTGGGGCTAGTGTTCTGGTTCAAGCTGGTTCGAGCTCTTCTTAACCCCGTCGCTGCGGCGTTCAGCACCGTGATGCTGGCCTTGACGCCATCGCTGTTCTACTTCACGCAGGCCGTCTTACTCGGCGTCCCCGCGCTGGCCCTTTGCCTGGGCGCTGCGTACTTCTGGATACGGTGCTTGCAGACGGAAGATCGGAGCCTGCTCTATCGCGTCGCCGTCCTCTCCAGCCTGGCGCTTCTCACTGCACCGCAAGCCATTCCCCTGCTGCCCTTATTCATCCTAACCTTGCTCGTCGAACGGAAGTGGTCGCTGGTTCTCAACTGGACGTGGGTTCGAGCCTTCGCGCTGTCCGCTGTTTTGCTGGTCCCTTATTACGCGTTAGCGGCGAGGGTTCACGGACGGACGCTCGCCGCACATGTGGTTGAGCGGCGCGCTTATCGCCTCGCCGATTTTACGTACTACTGGCGCGTGCTCCCTGGAGAACTGGGCTGGCCTCTCCTGCTGCTCGCCGCATCCGGTGTCATCATGCTGTTTTTCCAGCGAAGCCGGCGCGGCGCGGTGTGGATGCTGCTCTGGATCGTGGCCTGCTATCTCAGCCTCTCTCTCTTGGCCGCACGGGACCCCCGCTACGCTTTCACGATGCTCCCCCCGCTCATCTATTTCGCCAGTTGGCCGCTCGCGATCGCCGTTCGCACCCGCCGGACTGGGGCCCTAGGACTGGTCGCTTGCGGGCTGCTGTTGGTGGTCTATGGCTTTGCCGGCGTCACGGGTCGATTTCGCCAGCTTACGGGAGCCATTTATGGGAGCTACGCGCACCTTTCCGGCTATTCAGCATTGGCGAGGCGATTGACCCAGGCCCCCGGCAGTGGAGAAGTGGTCTTGGTCGATGATCTCAACGCTTTTAGCGGGAACCTGATTTTCTACATGCGGGCCTACGATTCACAACGCCGTTTTGTCATCTTGACGAAGGCCCTGTACGTCACCAACATCATCCGCTTCTATGGCAGTCGGGAACTGCTACACACGCCGGAGGATCTGCGGGAGTTGATGGCCGCGTATGGGATCAAGCACATCGTCGTGTCTGATCACAAGAATTACGGCTTTCCGATCCAGGGTGTCCTGCGCGAGCTGTTGCAGGGGCCACAGTTTAAACTGGTAGGCAGATTCCCGATGGTCACTGATCAGACCAGCTCGGCGCAACAAGACTTGCTGCTTTACGAGAACGTACAGGCGGCTGCTCCCACGGCCAAGTATCTCGACCTGAAGATGCTGACCTTGGGACGAGACATTGTGGTTCCCCTGGCCGACTTGGGGATTCGCTAA